One region of Natronobacterium texcoconense genomic DNA includes:
- a CDS encoding DUF2080 family transposase-associated protein — translation MANRFEIDGEEVLDGEVKPFGNSAHVTVPKRWRGADVKVVRTSEPTEQDDE, via the coding sequence ATGGCGAATCGCTTTGAAATCGACGGCGAGGAAGTCCTCGACGGCGAGGTCAAGCCGTTCGGGAACAGCGCCCACGTCACCGTCCCCAAACGCTGGCGTGGAGCCGACGTGAAAGTCGTCCGAACCTCAGAACCCACCGAACAAGACGACGAATGA